A single bacterium DNA region contains:
- a CDS encoding tetratricopeptide repeat protein, protein KVTEAIRIFQENAESYPDDSNVYDSLAEAYSVQGDRANAIKHYKKSLEKDPYNANAIEVLRNLE, encoded by the coding sequence AAAGTAACTGAGGCGATACGGATTTTTCAGGAAAATGCAGAGTCTTACCCGGATGATTCCAACGTTTATGATTCGTTGGCGGAGGCATATTCTGTTCAGGGAGACCGGGCAAACGCTATCAAGCACTACAAGAAGAGCCTGGAAAAGGATCCTTACAATGCAAATGCCATAGAAGTCCTCAGAAACCTTGAGTAA
- a CDS encoding DUF5670 family protein, with protein MLRIYIPVLLVLWLVGIIFSVSLSGLIHLLPILAIVLLLRQFSGEKTTRPGDTGPRFKKSKTASR; from the coding sequence ATGCTAAGAATATACATTCCGGTGCTTCTTGTTTTATGGCTCGTGGGGATCATCTTTTCAGTTTCGCTGTCGGGACTTATTCATCTGCTCCCGATTCTCGCAATTGTGCTCCTCCTTCGACAATTCTCGGGTGAAAAAACCACCCGACCCGGAGATACAGGACCGAGGTTTAAAAAATCAAAAACCGCTTCGCGATAG
- a CDS encoding type II toxin-antitoxin system VapC family toxin, with protein sequence MMKQDKRAFWDTSSLLPLLCRDRFSSRSRELLRRYSTIIAWWGTPVEIHAAFFRLQRDGRMTASGVENALELFAGLRLRWREILPVDRVRQLAEESCRRHTIRSADALQLGAALVWCNEQPKGRNFICFDNRLLEAARATGFTVHSL encoded by the coding sequence ATGATGAAGCAGGATAAGCGCGCTTTCTGGGATACGAGCTCATTGCTTCCGCTTCTCTGCCGGGATCGGTTTTCGTCGCGTTCCCGGGAATTGTTGCGGCGATATTCCACCATCATCGCCTGGTGGGGAACGCCTGTCGAAATTCACGCGGCGTTTTTTCGTTTGCAAAGAGACGGGCGCATGACAGCTTCCGGTGTGGAGAATGCGCTGGAGCTTTTTGCCGGCTTACGTCTACGGTGGCGGGAAATTTTACCGGTGGATCGAGTCCGTCAGCTTGCTGAGGAGTCTTGCCGTCGCCACACAATTCGATCCGCGGATGCACTTCAACTCGGAGCAGCACTCGTATGGTGTAACGAACAACCGAAAGGACGTAACTTCATCTGCTTTGACAATCGTTTGCTGGAGGCAGCCCGGGCCACCGGTTTTACCGTTCATTCCCTCTAA
- a CDS encoding NAD(P)-binding domain-containing protein, with the protein MKKTEFLVIGAGPFSLATAAYARHLGVDVTVVGKTLEFWSHHMPQGMLLRSDYDWHLDARVVHTFAAYLDDSKLSSNPPRPIPISRFCDYVDWFMKKYELTVTNQYVTNLAFRNDDYVATLDDGSEIHAPRALLGLGFANFRNLPSDLVSKFPSGSVAHTCNMVDFESLRNQRVLIVGGRQSAHEWAALIGEAGADEIHISYRHPAPRFAESEWSWVQPMARLALKDHAWWRKLPLQERERIQKKFFAEGRLKLEPWLGPRIHQQNIHIYSQTNVRVVTSSEAPYKVELDNGETFEVHQIILATGYRPNMRNVPFLDASILNRMDMEDCCPVLDPEFQTSIPGLYITGFAATRDFGPFFGFTVACPIAAKILGDEIKRLGQSSPRT; encoded by the coding sequence ATGAAAAAGACTGAATTCCTTGTAATCGGCGCAGGGCCATTCAGTTTAGCAACCGCAGCGTATGCCAGACACTTAGGGGTAGACGTAACTGTCGTAGGCAAGACTCTTGAGTTTTGGAGCCATCACATGCCCCAAGGAATGCTGTTGCGTTCCGATTATGACTGGCATCTGGACGCCAGAGTTGTTCATACATTCGCAGCCTATTTGGATGACTCCAAACTCTCAAGCAACCCACCAAGACCAATTCCGATAAGTCGATTTTGTGATTATGTCGATTGGTTCATGAAAAAATATGAACTCACAGTTACAAATCAGTATGTAACAAATCTGGCTTTTAGAAATGATGATTACGTGGCGACTCTGGACGATGGATCTGAAATTCACGCGCCGCGCGCGCTCCTGGGATTGGGATTTGCGAATTTCCGTAATTTACCATCCGATCTCGTTTCGAAGTTCCCATCCGGTTCCGTGGCACACACGTGCAACATGGTCGATTTTGAATCGCTTCGCAATCAACGTGTTCTCATTGTGGGTGGACGCCAGAGCGCTCATGAATGGGCTGCCCTGATTGGCGAAGCAGGAGCTGATGAAATTCACATCTCCTATCGCCATCCGGCTCCGCGTTTTGCAGAATCGGAATGGTCGTGGGTCCAACCCATGGCCCGTCTTGCGCTAAAAGATCACGCATGGTGGCGAAAACTTCCGTTGCAGGAACGCGAAAGAATCCAGAAGAAATTCTTTGCGGAGGGACGCCTGAAGCTAGAGCCATGGCTTGGTCCGCGCATTCATCAGCAAAACATCCACATCTATTCCCAAACAAATGTTCGAGTCGTGACTTCTTCAGAGGCGCCTTACAAAGTTGAACTCGACAATGGTGAAACGTTTGAAGTTCATCAGATCATTCTGGCGACAGGTTACCGCCCCAATATGAGAAACGTTCCGTTTCTGGATGCCTCCATTTTGAATCGCATGGATATGGAAGATTGTTGTCCAGTTTTGGATCCCGAGTTCCAGACCAGCATACCCGGCCTTTACATCACCGGTTTTGCAGCCACACGTGATTTTGGTCCCTTCTTTGGCTTTACAGTTGCGTGTCCCATTGCCGCAAAAATACTAGGTGATGAAATCAAACGACTCGGCCAATCGTCACCACGGACGTGA